A window from Drosophila nasuta strain 15112-1781.00 chromosome 3, ASM2355853v1, whole genome shotgun sequence encodes these proteins:
- the LOC132788812 gene encoding cytosol aminopeptidase: MANYIANALNKSKRIYKGVQCLRAFSQAGATRRSFGRLLPTYSTTGDRQVRHYAIKCEEGSVVKGVVVGVYSKEGDKEAKLTSSGEKFDDRAQGKISELIRETGMRGDLGKGLVFMNVDAEFSAVAVVGLGQEGAGFNDLEVIDEGMENARVAAGVGARALQMQGVTDVFVDSMEYPEQAAEGSALAIWRYNSNRRKQDRTHIPKLELYDSPEVDAWTRGLFKAESQNLARRLCDSPANQMTPTIFAQSTVDALCPCGVSVEIRSMDWIEENRLNSFLMVAKGSCEPPVVLEITYCGTAPEDKPILLLGKGLTYNSGGLCLRPKDCMHMYRGCMAGAAAAVATIRAAAALSLPLNVSAVLPLCENMPSGMAVKPGDVVTLMNGKTLGIVDVSKAGAVVMADPLLYAQSNFKPRLVVDIATLGYGVCCGLGGSAAGIFSNSNFVYKQFEKAGSLTGDRVWRLPLWNYFKQLVTPNKTFDISNRGRGPASSCIAAAVLHELVPCVDWAHLDIRNVGMMTRYNPLPYLLQDRMTGRPTRTIIQFLYQMACPDTK; this comes from the coding sequence ATGGCCAACTACATTGCAAATGCGCTGAACAAGAGCAAAAGGATCTACAAGGGAGTGCAATGCTTGAGAGCGTTCTCCCAAGCTGGGGCGACAAGGCGATCTTTTGGGCGTCTATTGCCAACTTATAGCACGACAGGCGATCGGCAAGTGCGTCATTATGCCATCAAATGCGAGGAAGGAAGTGTGGTCAAGGGCGTTGTTGTGGGCGTTTATTCCAAGGAGGGTGACAAGGAGGCAAAGCTCACTTCCAGCGGGGAGAAGTTCGACGATCGTGCCCAGGGCAAGATATCGGAGCTGATAAGGGAGACGGGCATGAGGGGCGACCTCGGCAAGGGACTCGTCTTTATGAATGTGGACGCCGAGTTCAGTGCAGTTGCTGTCGTTGGCCTGGGACAGGAGGGTGCGGGATTCAATGACCTCGAGGTGATTGACGAGGGCATGGAGAATGCTCGTGTGGCCGCTGGAGTCGGAGCGCGTGCTCTGCAAATGCAGGGAGTCACCGATGTGTTTGTCGACTCCATGGAATACCCAGAGCAGGCGGCTGAGGGCAGCGCCCTGGCCATTTGGCGATACAACAGCAATCGCCGCAAGCAGGATCGCACACACATACCCAAGCTGGAGCTCTACGATTCGCCAGAGGTTGATGCCTGGACGCGGGGTCTCTTCAAAGCCGAGTCGCAGAATTTGGCCCGACGTCTGTGCGATTCACCGGCCAACCAAATGACACCTACGATTTTCGCACAATCCACTGTGGATGCGTTGTGTCCCTGCGGAGTTAGCGTCGAGATACGTTCCATGGACTGGATCGAGGAGAATCGCCTCAACTCATTCCTCATGGTCGCCAAGGGCAGCTGTGAGCCGCCAGTCGTGCTGGAGATCACCTATTGCGGAACGGCGCCCGAGGATAAGCCCATCCTGCTGCTGGGCAAGGGACTGACCTACAACAGCGGAGGACTTTGTCTGCGTCCCAAGGATTGCATGCACATGTATCGCGGCTGCATGGCGggcgctgctgccgctgtggcAACGATTCGGGCAGCGGCTGCCCTGTCCTTGCCCCTCAACGTGAGCGCTGTGCTGCCGCTTTGCGAGAACATGCCATCGGGCATGGCGGTGAAGCCGGGCGACGTGGTCACCCTGATGAATGGCAAGACCCTGGGCATCGTGGACGTTAGCAAGGCGGGAGCGGTGGTCATGGCGGATCCCCTGTTGTATGCACAGAGCAATTTCAAGCCCCGTCTGGTGGTGGACATTGCCACACTGGGATATGGCGTCTGTTGTGGTCTTGGAGGCAGTGCGGCGGGCATTTTTAGCAATTCAAATTTCGTTTACAAGCAGTTCGAGAAGGCCGGCAGCTTGACCGGCGATCGCGTCTGGCGCTTGCCCCTCTGGAATTACTTCAAGCAGCTGGTCACACCGAACAAAACATTTGACATTAGCAATCGTGGCCGTGGTCCTGCCTCCAGTTGCATAGCAGCTGCCGTGCTGCACGAGCTGGTCCCATGCGTCGACTGGGCTCATCTGGACATCCGCAACGTTGGCATGATGACGCGATACAATCCGTTGCCATATTTACTCCAGGATCGTATGACGGGACGTCCCACACGCACCATCATTCAGTTCCTCTACCAGATGGCCTGTCCGGACACCAAGTAG
- the LOC132788813 gene encoding geminin, which yields MSSGAARVYIQVESEAEQQEHLKQQRKTLKPLQANANDKENLTGSGRVSIVDQLSRLKAGVNVAPKYGKRKCVDSGSTTTTIATQDADTQTEAEVNEADKPITAEDLTSQCEPGENYYKLLAEQRRSALENTLNENRHLHERIEGLEEEINIMRKELDEANNLVEVLKEICEADDGDDKSEKTEEQE from the coding sequence ATGTCTTCAGGCGCTGCGCGAGTTTACATTCAAGTTGAGAGTGAGGCCGAACAACAGGAGCATCTGAAGCAACAACGCAAAACTCTAAAGCCTTTGCAGGCAAACGCCAACGATAAGGAGAATCTCACGGGATCTGGTCGCGTTTCCATTGTGGATCAGCTCAGTCGCTTGAAAGCTGGCGTGAATGTAGCGCCAAAGTATGGTAAACGCAAATGCGTTGACTCTGGttcaacaaccacaacaatagCCACGCAGGACGCTGACACacaaactgaagctgaagttaACGAAGCTGATAAGCCAATCACCGCTGAAGATTTAACCAGCCAATGTGAGCCTGGCGAGAACTACTACAAACTGCTGGCAGAGCAGCGTCGCTCTGCACTAGAAAACACTCTGAACGAGAATCGCCATTTGCACGAGCGAATCGAGGGACTGGAGGAGGAGATCAACATAATGCGTAAAGAACTCGACGAGGCCAACAATCTGGTTGAAGTACTGAAGGAAATATGCGAAGCAGATGATGGCGACGATAAGTCGGAGAAAACGGAGGAACAAGAATAG
- the LOC132790359 gene encoding uncharacterized protein LOC132790359 yields the protein MMARDMRGLIGKLVVQFKDRQSMGTGATRQYSKKNQPTCPCPIGGKPNHSHDPPACYEPERLETNAFKIPPFIKPKIFRPIDKKEILGPNAGKCECYKNPEYFSYHRYSVFDLKIATNAVKACIKCCE from the coding sequence atgatGGCACGGGATATGAGAGGCTTGATTGGCAAGCTTGTGGTACAGTTCAAGGATCGCCAGTCAATGGGAACAGGAGCAACTCGACAATATTCAAAGAAAAACCAACCGACTTGTCCATGTCCAATTGGAGGTAAACCAAATCATAGCCATGATCCTCCCGCTTGCTATGAGCCAGAACGTTTGGAAACGAACGCGTTTAAAATTCCACCTTTTATTAAGCCGAAAATATTTAGACCCATTGATAAGAAGGAAATATTGGGCCCGAATGCTGGAAAGTGTGAATGCTACAAAAATCCCGAATATTTCTCGTATCATCGTTACTCGGTTTTTGATCTGAAAATTGCAACAAACGCTGTGAAAGCGTGCATTAAATGCTGTGAATAA
- the LOC132791770 gene encoding bcl-2-related ovarian killer protein homolog B produces MTMSTAAVPTSSSTPKLAKFKSSSLDHEIYTANRRSTIATSGTDWKALRGSLNGRSGHGGNLNGGHMTRAASTSSLASSTRTITNYQEYKMEIINQGKCLCGQYIRARLRRAGVLNRKVIQRLRNILEPSSHVVYEVFPALNSMGEELERMHPRIYTNISRQLSRAPFGELEDSDMAPMLLNLVAKDIFRTSITWGKIISIFSVCGGFAIDCVRQGHYDYLQCLVDGLAEIIEDDLVYWLIDNGGWLGLQQHIRPRVGEFTFLGWLTLFVTISAGAYVVSNVCKRIGSQLYSLLF; encoded by the exons ATGACAATGTCGACCGCCGCCGTTCCAACATCCAGCAGCACCCCCAAACTGGCCAAGTTCAAATCTTCGTCATTGGACCACGAGATATATACCGCCAATAGGCGAAGCACTATCGCCACCTCCGGCACCGATTGGAAGGCATTGCGAGGTTCACTCAATGGAAGATCGGGGCATGGGGGCAACCTAAATGGAGGACACATGACCCGCGCTGCCTCCACTTCATCGCTGGCCAGCAGTACGCGCACCATAACCAACTATCAGGAGtacaaaatggaaattattAATCAG GGCAAGTGCCTGTGTGGACAATATATCAGGGCACGGCTACGTCGAGCAGGTGTTTTGAATCGGAAGGTGATACAAAGACTGCGCAATATACTGGAGCCATCATCCCATGTCGTCTACGAGGTGTTTCCAGCCCTCAACAGC ATGGGGGAAGAACTCGAACGTATGCATCCACGCATTTACACGAACATCTCAAGGCAACTGTCACGCGCACCTTTTGGGGAACTGGAGGACAGTGATATGGCTCCCATGCTACTGAATCTGGTCGCCAAGGATATTTTTCGAACAAGCATCACCTGGGGCAAaattatatcgatattttcGGTGTGTGGCGGGTTTGCCATTGACTGCGTCCGTCAGGGTCACTACGATTACTTGCAATGTCTGGTCGACGGTCTGGCCGAGATTATTGAGGATGATCTGGTTTATTGGTTAATCGATAACGGCGGTTGGCTGGGACTTCAGCAACACATACGGCCGCGAGTCGGTGAATTCACATTTCTTGGCTGGCTGACTCTTTTCGTGACCATCTCGGCTGGCGCCTACGTAGTATCGAATGTTTGCAAGCGAATTGGAAGTCAATTGTACtcgttattattttag
- the LOC132789425 gene encoding LOW QUALITY PROTEIN: bcl-2-related ovarian killer protein (The sequence of the model RefSeq protein was modified relative to this genomic sequence to represent the inferred CDS: deleted 1 base in 1 codon), with product MPGTSFPFNNDNFSYGFPTATTQSERMLQAQNRRKFSFPATLHSAALLEVGQRETTRRRLSNVSDVVTRKLSYTIGWKAAQIPAQDIITQGRCLCGHYIKRRLRRSGLFNKKLGLQRIRSILGNSNASLGIVRDVFPAVQVLGDELERMHPRVYNGVARQICRNPGGEFHTPDAVSLLLGAVGRELFRAEITWSKVISLFAIAGGLSVDCVRQGHPEYLPKLMESVSEVIEDELVPWINENGGWNGINTHVLPTTSSLNPLEWTTLVIGVVFGLILFFMLLRFIFNTLIPKIYQRFTH from the exons ATGCCAGGTACCTCGTTTCCCTTCAATAACGATAACTTTTCCTACGGCTTTCCCACGGCAACTACACAAAGCGAACGAATGCTCCAAGCACAGAATCGCCGTAAGTTTAGCTTTCCCGCCACACTTCACTCCGCAGCGCTGCTAGAGGTGGGACAGCGGGAGACGACGCGGAGGCGTCTTAGTAACGTCAGCGATGTGGTTACTAGAAAACTTTCGTATACCATTGGCTGGAAGGCTGCTCAAATACCTGCCCAGGACATTATAACCCAG GGACGATGTCTTTGTGGTCACTACATAAAACGACGTCTGCGCCGTTCAGGACTATTCAATAAGAAATTGGGACTGCAGCGCATTAGAAGCATTTTGGGCAATAGCAATGCATCATTGGGCATAGTCCGAGATGTATTTCCAGCGGTACAAGTG TTGGGTGACGAACTAGAACGAATGCATCCGCGGGTTTATAATGGTGTCGCTCGACAAATTTGTCGAAAT CCGGGGGGTGAGTTTCACACACCAGATGCTGTGAGTTTGCTTCTCGGAGCGGTTGGTCGAGAACTATTTCGAGCTGAAATCACTTGGAGCAAGGTAATCTCATTGTTTGCTATAGCCGGTGGCCTGTCAGTTGATTGTGTGCGACAAGGTCACCCCGAATATTTGCCAAAACTTATGGAGAGCGTATCCGAAGTAATAGAGGATGAACTCGTTCCGTGGATAAACGAGAATGGTGGATGG aaCGGCATTAACACACACGTATTACCTACAACCAGCAGTTTGAATCCTCTGGAATGGACAACTCTAGTCATCGGGGTTGTATTTGGTTTGATTTTATTCTTTATGTTAttacgttttatttttaatacattaattccgaaaatataccaacgatTTACGCATTGA
- the LOC132788811 gene encoding zinc finger protein 624: MSGHSGKGVATTPLQSHVEVKNQSNIDHFIIDSCSDEIYYCEDCGNDFDSIDAYNRAHSGPNSCVGVAETGSLFTVHSVDDKDEPYLGEDTIDSDAVVIEDEAIEELDNVSEPQLWEVLDDSEVVPVVETESYAEGDVELEEIPNKSERYFCFDCHSIFETRQSAEEHSCPQAEPNSEPGAKQNNALFAKTQTPVRRKIANNAATEGSSSTICNICSTQFSSAKCLKFHMRIHNERASKSIQDALPVGAHQQYSELDQFYCEICNKSFEQNLLTVHKQMHQSENKFSCGTCNRKFDNIINYEMHLKIHERQSKKNNNSSSSNSRSNKSNDIANGNAKPGFPCQYCERVFSRPYEKVKHERVHTGEKPYSCEVCGKTFRVSYSLTLHLRTHTNIRPYVCTTCNKRFKSHQVYSHHLRIHSSERQYVCDSCPKSFRTSVQLYAHKNTHTKPYQCAVCNRPFASLYAVKTHMATHRISDAKSISNAAVKSQQLTNKYWCITCGAEYERPFALRLHMKAAHGHPDDADSRLAKVPPSIDDDNNEVMVPDSETAVLIAAANADSAAYLDAGDELDVVIAEPKYEECIEVSTDAFDVETFHSEEIITDWLK, from the exons ATGTCAG gACACTCTGGGAAAGGCGTCGCGACAACTCCGTTGCAGTCACACGTGGAGGTGAAAAATCAAAGCAACATAGATCATTTCATAATTGATTCCTGCTCCGATGAGATCTATTATTGTGAAGATTGTGGCAACGACTTTGACAGCATCGATGCGTATAACAGGGCACACAGTGGGCCCAACAGTTGCGTTGGAGTCGCTGAAACTGGATCCCTTTTTACGGTCCACTCTGTTGACGACAAAGATGAGCCCTATTTGGGTGAAGACACAATTGATAGCGACGCCGTTGTGATTGAAGATGAAGCTATCGAGGAGCTTGACAATGTAAGCGAGCCGCAGCTTTGGGAAGTGCTGGACGATAGTGAAGTGGTGCCAGTTGTAGAAACTGAATCATATGCGGAAGGTGATGTTGAACTTGAGGAGATTCCCAATAAATCCGAGCGCTACTTTTGCTTTGATTGCCACAGCATATTCGAAACGCGACAAAGCGCCGAAGAACACAGCTGCCCTCAGGCAGAACCAAATAGCGAACCAGgcgcaaagcaaaacaacgcATTATTTGCCAAAACGCAGACGCCAGTGAGACGGAAAATAGCTAACAACGCTGCAACTGAAGGGAGTAGCAGCACGATATGCAATATTTGCAGCACCCAATTCAGTTCGGCAAAGTGTCTGAAGTTCCACATGCGAATCCACAACGAACGTGCCTCCAAGTCCATACAGGACGCGTTGCCCGTTGGTGCGCATCAGCAGTACAGCGAACTGGATCAATTCTATTGCGAGATCTGCAATAAGAG CTTCGAACAGAATCTGTTGACGGTTCACAAACAGATGCATCAGAGCGAGAACAAGTTCTCTTGCGGCACTTGCAATCGCAAGTTTGACAATATCATCAACTATGAGATGCACCTCAAGATTCACGAGCGCCAatcaaaaaagaacaacaacagcagcagcagcaacagccgaagcaacaaaagcaacgatattgccaatggcaatgcgAAGCCAGGATTTCCCTGTCAATACTGTGAGCGTGTCTTTTCACGTCCCTACGAGAAGGTGAAACACGAGCGTGTCCACACCGGAGAGAAGCCTTACAGCTGTGAAGTGTGCGGCAAAACCTTCCGCGTCTCCTACTCCCTAACTCTTCACCTGCGGACGCACACCAACATTCGTCCCTACGTGTGCACGACCTGCAACAAACG ATTCAAATCGCATCAGGTTTACTCGCATCATTTGCGCATACACAGCTCGGAACGCCAGTATGTCTGTGATAGCTGCCCAAAATCGTTTCGCACCTCGGTGCAGCTGTATGCCCACAAGAATACGCATACAAAGCCGTATCAATGCGCTGTGTGCAATCGACCCTTTGCCTCGCTGTACGCTGTCAAAACTCACATGGCAACCCACCGAATTAGCGACGCGAAAAGCATCAGCAATGCGGCAGTCAAGAGTCAGCAGCTGACGAATAAGTATTGGTGCATCACCTGTGGTGCAGAGTATGAGCGTCCTTTTGCCCTGAGGCTGCATATGAAGGCGGCGCACGGACATCCCGATGACGCGGACTCCCGTCTAGCCAAGGTGCCACCCTCCATCGATGACGACAACAATGAAGTCATGGTACCGGACTCTGAAACGGCTGTGCTGATTGCGGCGGCTAATGCGGATTCGGCGGCATATTTGGATGCAGGCGATGAGTTGGATGTGGTTATTGCTGAGCCAAAATATGAAGAATGCATCGAAGTCTCAACTGATGCG TTTGATGTGGAAACCTTTCACAGCGAAGAGATCATTACAGACTGGctaaagtga
- the LOC132793853 gene encoding uncharacterized protein LOC132793853, which yields MPLVATTNDTVPDVKALWQNNTLNREHYLCQMSPGYSCVKYSYIFKGGIQNITYMCAKVNSSNGCFRQRHSTGMQVEACVCTSKVGLIPCNVGSTPTTTTRNHILGLALAFYGVFNMFIIVK from the exons ATGCCGCTGGTAGCAACTA CAAACGATACGGTGCCCGATGTGAAAGCTCTTTGGCAAAATAATACCCTGAATCGAGAGCATTATCTGTGTCAAATGTCACCCGGCTACTCTTGCGTTAAATACTCCTACATATTCAAAGGCGGCA TCCAAAACATAACTTACATGTGCGCCAAGGtgaacagcagcaatggcTGCTTCCGTCAAAGACATTCAACGGGCATGCAGGTGGAAGCTTGCGTCTGCACCTCCAAGGTGGGTCTCATACCCTGCAACGTTGGctcaacaccaacaacaacaacaaggaacCACATTTTAGGCTTGGCTCTCGCTTTTTACGGTGTTTTCAACATGTTTATTAttgtcaaataa
- the LOC132788810 gene encoding pre-mRNA-splicing factor syf1 homolog, with protein sequence MVENTTSALHVELKFDEEDVPYEEEILRNAYSVKHWLRYIDHKAKAANHGVNLVYERALKELPGSYKIWYNYLRTRRKQVRGRIPTDPMYEQVNNTFERALVFMHKMPRIWMDYGTFMSSQCRITRTRHVFDRALRALPITQHGRIWPLYLKFVQQYEMPETALRVFRRYLKLFPEDAEEYVAYLQEAGRLDEAAQQLAHIVDNEHFVSKHGKSNHQLWNELCDLISKHPHKVHSLNVDSIIRGGLRRYTDQLGHLWNSLADYYVRSGLFDRARDIYEEAIQTVTTVRDFTQVFDEYAQFEELSLNKRMEQVANDADANEEDDIDVELRLSRFEYLMERRLLLLNSVLLRQNPHNVHEWHKRVKLNEDKPEEIINTYTEAVQTVQPKQAVGQLHTLWVEFAKFYETNGQLEDARVVFERATQVEFVKVEHLAAVWCEWAEFELRQQQFEEALKLMHRATAVPKRKVAYHDDTETVQTRLYKSLKVWSMYADLEESFGTFKTCKAVYERIIDLKICTPQIIINYGLFLEEHNYYEEAYRAYEKGIALFKWPNVYDIWNSYLSKFLERYGGTKLERARDLFEQCLDQCPPEHAKYFYLLYAKLEEEHGLARHAMAVYDRATSAVKVEEMFDMYNIFIKKAAEIYGLPRTREIYEKAIEALPEQHMRHMCVKFSELETKLGEVDRARAIYAHCSQVCDPRITADFWQTWKEFEVRHGNEDTMREMLRIKRSVQATYNTQVNMMAAQFLNKGTAAADAGAGADAMRQLEEKARQAAAEAKQSQPERAASNIMFVRGETQGGVKDKHNTVVNPDEIDIGDSDEEDEDEENAENEETSNGAAVTKADEDGLAMKKLRFEQKTIPAKVFGGLKPKNREDSDEE encoded by the exons atgGTTGAAAATACAACATCGGCGCTGCATGTTGAGCTTAAATTT gatGAGGAGGATGTGCCGTATGAGGAAGAAATTCTTCGAAATGCATATTCAGTAAAGCATTGGCTTCGCTACATCGACCACAAGGCTAAGGCAGCCAACCATGGAGTGAATCTGGTCTACGAGCGTGCTCTTAAGGAGCTGCCAGGTAGCTATAAGATCTGGTACAACTACTTGCGTACACGCAGGAAGCAAGTGAGGGGTAGAATTCCCACGGATCCCATGTACGAGCAGGTGAACAACACGTTCGAGCGGGCTTTGGTGTTCATGCACAAGATGCCACGCATATGGATGGACTACGGTACATTCATGAGTTCGCAGTGCCGCATAACGCGTACGAGGCACGTCTTTGATCGCGCATTGCGTGCGTTGCCCATAACGCAGCATGGCCGGATTTGGCCTTTGTATCTGAAGTTTGTGCAGCAGTACGAGATGCCCGAGACCGCGCTGCGCGTTTTCAGACGCTATTTGAAACTGTTCCCTGAAGATGCCGAAGAATACGTTGCGTACTTGCAG GAGGCAGGTCGTCTGGATGAGGCAGCTCAGCAGTTAGCGCACATTGTGGATAATGAGCACTTTGTATCGAAGCACGGCAAATCAAATCATCAGCTATGGAACGAACTCTGCGATCTAATATCGAAGCATCCACATAAGGTGCATTCACTCAATGTGGATTCGATCATTCGTGGTGGCTTGCGACGCTACACAGATCAGTTGGGGCATCTTTGGAACTCCTTGGCTGACTATTATGTGCGCTCTGGTTTATTCGATCGGGCTCGCGACATATACGAGGAAGCTATTCAAACTGTGACTACAGTGCGAGATTTTACCCAAGTTTTCGATGAGTACGCGCAGTTTGAAGAGCTGTCGTTGAATAAGCGCATGGAACAAGTAGCCAATGATGCGGATGCGAACGAAGAGGATGACATTGATGTGGAGCTCCGCCTGTCTCGCTTTGAATACCTCATGGAGCGTCGATTACTGCTCCTCAACAGCGTATTGCTTCGTCAGAATCCGCACAACGTGCACGAGTGGCACAAGCGTGTTAAATTGAACGAGGACAAACCAGAGGAAATTATCAACACTTACACTGAGGCCGTGCAGACTGTCCAGCCGAAGCAGGCGGTGGGTCAGCTGCACACTTTGTGGGTGGAGTTCGCCAAGTTCTACGAGACCAACGGCCAGTTGGAAGATGCTCGTGTTGTATTTGAGCGTGCAACTCAAGTGGAGTTTGTCAAGGTCGAGCACTTGGCGGCAGTGTGGTGCGAATGGGCCGAGTTTGAGCTGCGCCAACAGCAGTTCGAAGAGGCACTCAAGTTGATGCATCGTGCCACAGCCGTGCCAAAGCGGAAGGTGGCATATCATGACGATACGGAAACGGTGCAAACACGTCTATATAAATCACTAAAAGTGTGGTCAATGTACGCCGATCTCGAGGAGTCTTTTGGCACGTTTAAAACATGTAAAGCAGTCTACGAACGCATCATTGACCTTAAGATTTGTACACCGCAAATCATCATCAATTATGGCTTGTTTTTGGAAGAGCACAATTACTACGAGGAAGCCTATCGTGCCTACGAAAAGGGCATCGCGTTGTTCAAATGGCCAAATGTCTATGACATTTGGAACTCGTATCTATCGAAGTTCTTGGAACGTTACGGCGGCACCAAATTGGAGCGTGCACGTGATCTGTTTGAGCAGTGTCTGGACCAATGTCCGCCAGAGCATGCCAAATACTTCTATTTGCTGTATGCCAAGCTCGAGGAAGAACACGGACTGGCGCGACATGCCATGGCTGTTTATGATCGCGCCACTAGCGCCGTGAAGGTTGAGGAAATGTTTGATATgtacaacattttcattaaaaaagcAGCCGAGATTTATGGTCTTCCGCGTACACGTGAAATCTATGAGAAAGCTATTGAAGCGTTGCCAGAACAGCACATGCGACACATGTGTGTTAAGTTTTCCGAGTTGGAGACCAAACTGGGCGAAGTGGATCGTGCCAGAGCAATCTATGCGCATTGTTCGCAG GTTTGTGATCCTCGAATAACCGCCGATTTCTGGCAGACATGGAAGGAATTTGAAGTGCGCCACGGCAACGAGGACACAATGCGAGAGATGCTGCGCATTAAGAGATCCGTGCAGGCAACCTACAATACCCAGGTCAATATGATGGCTGCCCAATTCCTCAACAAAGGCACtgccgctgctgatgctgGGGCTGGTGCCGATGCTATGCGTCAGCTGGAGGAGAAGGCGAGGCAAGCGGCGGCTGAGGCAAAGCAAAGTCAACCAGAGAGAGCTGCTTCGAATATTATGTTTGTGCGTGGAGAGACGCAAGGCGGTGTCAAGGATAAGCATAACACTGTTGTTAATCCCGACGAGATCGATATTGGCGACAGCGATGAAGAGGATGAGGACGAGGAAAACGCAGAAAATGAGGAAACGTCAAATGGAGCAGCAGTCACAAAAGCCGATGAGGACGGTCTCGCAATGAAGAAGCTGCGATTCGAGCAAAAAACTATTCCTGCTAAAGTCTTTGGTGGGCTTAAGCCCAAAAATCGTGAGGATTCGGATGAggaataa